From Cyprinus carpio isolate SPL01 chromosome A7, ASM1834038v1, whole genome shotgun sequence, a single genomic window includes:
- the LOC122145746 gene encoding histone H1-like: MAEKTAPAAAAPPAKAPKKKSAAKAKKAGPAVGDLIVKAVSASQERSGVSLAALKKALAAGGYDVEKKNSRIKLAIKSLVTKGALVQVKGTGASGSFKINKQQTETKKKPAKKAAPKAKKPAAKKPAAAKKPKSAAAKKPAAKKSPRRPRKPRCSAKKATKSPKKAKKPAAPKKAAKSPKKAKTAKPKAAKPKAAKPKKAAPKKK; this comes from the coding sequence ATGGCAGAAAAAACCGCCCCAGCCGCAGCCGCCCCGCCGGCCAAAGCACCCAAGAAGAAGTCCGCTGCTAAAGCCAAGAAAGCAGGTCCAGCTGTCGGTGATCTGATCGTTAAAGCCGTGTCCGCATCGCAGGAGAGGAGCGGTGTGTCTCTCGCCGCCCTGAAGAAAGCTCTCGCTGCCGGCGGCTACGACGTGGAGAAGAAGAACTCCCGCATCAAGCTCGCCATCAAGAGCCTGGTGACTAAAGGAGCCCTGGTGCAGGTGAAAGGAACCGGTGCCTCCGGCTCCTTCAAGATCAACAAGCAGCAAACCGAGACCAAGAAGAAGCCGGCGAAGAAAGCAGCTCCTAAAGCGAAGAAGCCCGCGGCCAAGAAACCCGCTGCTGCCAAGAAGCCCAAGAGCGCGGCGGCAAAGAAGCCCGCCGCTAAGAAATCCCCCAGAAGGCCAAGAAAACCGCGCTGCAGCGCTAAGAAGGCGACGAAGAGCCCCAAGAAGGCAAAGAAGCCCGCAGCGCCTAAGAAAGCAGCCAAGAGCCCCAAAAAGGCCAAGACTGCCAAACCCAAGGCGGCAAAGCCTAAAGCTGCCAAGCCTAAGAAGGCAGCTCCCAAGAAGAAGTAA
- the LOC122145752 gene encoding histone H2A-like, whose protein sequence is MSGRGKTGGKARAKAKTRSSRAGLQFPVGRVHRLLRKGNYAQRVGAGAPVYLAAVLEYLTAEILELAGNAARDNKKTRIIPRHLQLAVRNDEELNKLLGRVTIAQGGVLPNIQAVLLPKKTEKPAKAK, encoded by the coding sequence ATGAGCGGAAGAGGCAAAACCGGTGGCAAAGCGAGAGCGAAGGCCAAGACTCGCTCCTCCAGAGCAGGGCTGCAGTTCCCCGTCGGTCGTGTTCACAGACTTCTCCGCAAAGGGAACTACGCACAGCGCGTCGGTGCCGGAGCTCCCGTCTATCTGGCGGCTGTGCTCGAATATCTGACCGCTGAGATCCTGGAGTTGGCCGGAAACGCCGCAAGAGACAACAAGAAGACCCGCATCATTCCCCGTCACCTGCAGCTGGCGGTGCGCAACGACGAGGAGCTCAACAAACTCCTGGGCCGAGTGACCATCGCTCAGGGCGGCGTGCTGCCCAACATCCAGGCTGTGCTGCTGCCCAAGAAGACCGAGAAACCCGCCAAAGCCAAGTAA
- the LOC109096707 gene encoding histone H3-like, with protein MARTKQTARKSTGGKAPRKQLATKAARKSAPATGGVKKPHRYRPGTVALREIRRYQKSTELLIRKLPFQRLVREIAQDFKTDLRFQSSAVMALQESSEAYLVGLFEDTNLCAIHAKRVTIMPKDIQLARRIRGERA; from the coding sequence ATGGCAAGAACCAAGCAGACCGCTCGTAAATCCACCGGTGGTAAAGCCCCGAGGAAGCAGCTCGCTACTAAAGCCGCCCGGAAGAGCGCCCCAGCCACCGGCGGCGTCAAGAAGCCCCACCGTTACAGGCCCGGGACCGTGGCTCTCCGAGAGATCCGCCGCTATCAGAAGTCCACCGAGCTGCTGATCCGCAAACTGCCTTTCCAGCGTCTGGTGCGAGAGATCGCTCAGGATTTCAAGACGGACCTGCGCTTCCAGAGCTCCGCCGTCATGGCCCTGCAGGAGTCCAGCGAGGCTTATCTGGTCGGTCTGTTCGAGGACACCAACCTGTGCGCCATCCACGCCAAGAGAGTCACCATCATGCCCAAAGACATCCAGCTGGCGCGCCGCATCCGCGGAGAGCGCGCTTAA
- the LOC109092651 gene encoding histone H4 — protein sequence MSGRGKGGKGLGKGGAKRHRKVLRDNIQGITKPAIRRLARRGGVKRISGLIYEETRGVLKVFLENVIRDAVTYTEHAKRKTVTAMDVVYALKRQGRTLYGFGG from the coding sequence ATGTCTGGAAGAGGCAAAGGCGGTAAAGGACTCGGGAAAGGAGGCGCTAAGCGTCATCGTAAAGTTCTGCGTGATAATATCCAGGGAATCACCAAACCCGCCATTCGTCGTCTCGCTCGCCGCGGCGGAGTCAAGCGCATCTCCGGTCTGATCTACGAGGAGACCCGCGGGGTGCTGAAGGTGTTCCTGGAGAACGTGATCCGCGACGCCGTCACCTACACCGAGCACGCCAAGAGAAAGACCGTCACCGCCATGGACGTTGTGTACGCGCTCAAACGACAGGGACGCACCTTGTACGGTTTCGGAGGTTAA
- the LOC109070586 gene encoding histone H2B gives MPEPAKSAPKKGSKKAVTKIAAKGGKKRRKSRKESYAIYVYKVLKQVHPDTGISSKAMGIMNSFVNDIFERIAGESSRLAHYNKRSTITSREIQTAVRLLLPGELAKHAVSEGTKAVTKYTSSK, from the coding sequence ATGCCTGAACCAGCGAAGTCCGCGCCGAAGAAAGGTTCCAAGAAGGCCGTCACTAAGATCGCCGCTAAAGGAGGAAAGAAGCGCAGAAAGTCCAGGAAGGAGAGCTACGCCATCTACGTGTACAAAGTGCTGAAGCAGGTTCATCCTGACACCGGGATCTCTTCGAAGGCGATGGGCATCATGAACTCTTTCGTCAACGACATCTTCGAGCGCATCGCCGGTGAGTCGTCTCGTCTCGCTCACTACAACAAGCGCTCCACCATCACTTCCCGAGAGATCCAGACCGCCGTGCGTCTGCTGCTGCCCGGGGAGCTGGCCAAACACGCCGTGTCTGAGGGTACCAAGGCCGTCACCAAGTATACCAGCTCCAAGTAG
- the LOC109072810 gene encoding sterile alpha motif domain-containing protein 9-like, protein MMYQLPSYNPSERISVEAIFRESLSCLDIVWSDMFETEYINPDRARQHQAEFLKGAPQKWLNFYPENLSLVERDGFNDLIELIEKRKGKRCLITDVSLRYQSGSGGSTLSMQVLWHFRKDLRCAKMIDSDLDTKELSKQVLDLFLLSNEKHAKPNTKTVLLLIDTKEKINDLPVKNVLWEDLIEEIHERDIKTKTPAVIILNCIPTDFTIKDTMILPPKLSEEATKQFKEKLLQQIGLQRKSRRKKICVGQKDPVLLLLNHEEDKPLRYFIKSLLSKLEHTDQTDHPAFIIINAVSKSTVRAPGDVKLKMELLPEEKERFAQKMQEIKKKYKKMSQKFHAFNIMQGGFQKEDAEKLITEEMVNHIEKDTKSSSTRLLSFLALINSYVPGLHLLKLFCEDFIKEEEWSTDEGKPSLEIIMKPFKDLRLIFSEGEQKANCIRLAHPLIADACLKMLTEHKLTRYDIAHDFLNSMVKGKESNYEKICKSMLVTRPKGLIEKEKFSRLILDINRENKPNQCIYLLRIASKLFATDTFYPQALARLYYIKIQGESKYLKRKAAKDELANPNTTFNNRALFGFLQVCKDIFKQNDLDFISGLREDVEQKYDFFEWYLAYSKLSFKEEEPDYFRRDVEDCYKRYFTQETQTEEKTLNEKKNKSFGGLLHFLKSDINACKQNLSGIEKPRSENETQIVLYILANIILSLSGESYETTEKLQARLQKLCATEAQGRSPEFYLLVLLLFWTKEAQKAKANPPNLENCVQYLIESYKSKYGKYLCGRCLVPLFFFGKEGGLQRLVHALKPHNKGLRLVHSKLLQTDLELLTEGDESVEVECLQRIKGKVKNHRVFAVRDGQQIPVTPHNPSSVCKPDQVSFYLGFTIRGPVAYNIRYNKNSYSV, encoded by the exons ATGATGTACCAGTTACCTTCATATAATCCCAGTGAAAGGATCTCAGTTGAAGCTATATTTAGAGAGTCCCTGTCATGCCTCGACATTGTTTGGTCCGATATGTTCGAGACTGAATACATTAACCCTGATCGAGCTAGACAGCATCAGGCTGAGTTTCTTAAAGGAGCCCCACAAAAATGGCTGAATTTTTACCCAGAGAACTTATCGTTGGTTGAAAGGGATGGCTTCAATGATTTAATAGAGTTAAttgagaaaagaaaaggaaaacgcTGTCTCATCACTGATGTTTCTTTACGATACCAGTCTGGCAGTGGAGGCTCAACTCTCTCCATGCAGGTGCTTTGGCATTTCCGGAAAGATCTCAGATGTGCCAAAATGATTGATTCAGATCTAGACACCAAAGAGCTGTCCAAACAAGTGCTGGACCTTTTTCTGCTGTCCaatgaaaaacatgcaaaacCAAATACGAAAACTGTGCTGCTGTTAATTGACACCAAAGAAAAGATAAATGATCTGCCTGTCAAGAATGTTCTCTGGGAAGACCTGATTGAAGAAATCCATGAGAGGgacatcaaaacaaaaactccagctgtgatcattttaaattgcatccCTACAGACTTCACTATTAAAGACACAATGATTCTTCCTCCAAAACTCTCAGAAGAAGCAACAAAACAATTCAAGGAAAAGCTTCTGCAACAGATCGGACTACAGAGAAAAAGCCGAAGGAAA AAAATATGTGTGGGGCAAAAAGATCCTGTGCTTCTTCTATTGAATCATGAAGAGGATAAGCCCCTACGATACTTCATAAAGAGTCTGCTGTCAAAGCTTGAACACACTGATCAAACTGACCATCCTGCATTCATCATCATCAATGCTGTTAGCAAGAGCACTGTTCGAGCGCCAGGCGACGTGAAGCTGAAAATGGAGCTCTTACCAGAGGAGAAGGAGAGGTTTGCTCAGAAAATGCAGGagattaaaaagaaatacaagaaaATGTCACAAAAGTTTCATGCCTTTAACATAATGCAGGGAGGTTTCCAGAAAGAAGATGCAGAGAAACTGATCACAGAAGAAATGGTGAATCATATTGAAAAGGACACAAAGTCCAGCAGCACAAGACTCCTCAGTTTTTTGGCTTTGATAAACTCATATGTTCCAGGTTTACACTTGTTGAAGCTTTTCTGTGAGGATTTTATTAAAGAAGAAGAATGGTCCACTGATGAAGGAAAACCTTCTCTGGAAATAATAATGAAGCCTTTCAAGGATCTCAGGTTAATTTTCTCAGAAGGAGAACAGAAAGCCAACTGCATTCGTCTGGCACATCCACTGATTGCTGATGCATGTCTAAAAATGCTCACTGAGCACAAACTGACAAGATATGATATCGCTCACGACTTCTTGAACAGCATGGTGAAAGGAAAAGAGAGTAATTATGAGAAAATTTGCAAGAGCATGTTAGTGACAAGGCCTAAGGGTCTGATAGAAAAGGAAAAGTTTTCCAGACTGATTCTTGACATCAATAGGGAAAATAAACCTAaccaatgcatttatttgttgagGATTGCTTCAAAATTGTTCGCAACAGACACTTTCTATCCTCAAGCACTGGCACGTTTGTATTACATTAAGATACAAGGGGAAAGCAAATAT CTGAAGAGAAAAGCAGCTAAAGATGAGTTAGCAAACCCTAACACCACATTCAACAACAGGGCCCTCTTTGGTTTTCTGCAGGTctgcaaagacatttttaaacaaaatgaccTTGATTTCATCAGTGGTCTCAGAGAAGATGTTGAGCAGAAATATGATTTCTTTGAATGGTATCTGGCATACTCCAAACTGAGCTTCAAAGAGGAGGAACCAGACTACTTCCGTAGAGATGTTGAAGACTGTTATAAGCGATATTTTACACAGGAGACTCAGACTGAAGAAAAGAccctgaatgagaaaaaaaataagtcttttgGAGGACTGCTTCATTTCTTAAAATCAGACATCAATGCGTGTAAACAAAATTTGAGTGGAATTGAAAAACCCCGGTcagaaaatgaaacacaaatcGTTCTCTACATTCTTGCCAACATCATCTTGAGTTTGTCAGGTGAATCAtatgaaacaacagaaaaacttCAGGCCAGGTTACAGAAACTTTGTGCAACAGAAGCTCAAGGCAGAAGCCCAGAGTTTTACCTCTTGGTCCTTTTGCTCTTTTGGACTAAAGAAGCACAGAAAGCAAAGGCAAACCCTCCAAACCTAGAAAACTGTGTCCAATATTTGATTGAGTCATATAAGAGCAAGTATGGGAAATACCTCTGCGGTCGCTGCCTGGTGCCTCTGTTCTTCTTTGGGAAAGAAGGAGGTCTGCAGAGACTGGTTCATGCCTTAAAACCCCATAACAAAGGTTTGAGACTGGTTCATTCAAAACTGCTTCAAACTGATCTGGAGCTCCTCACTGAAGGAGATGAAAGTGTGGAAGTCGAATGTCTTCAGCGTATCAAAGGGAAGGTCAAGAATCACAGAGTGTTTGCTGTTAGAGATGGGCAACAGATTCCAGTCACTCCTCACAATCCATCCAGTGTGTGCAAACCAGACCAGGTGTCTTTCTACCTGGGCTTCACCATCAGAGGACCAGTTGCCTACAACATCAGATATAATAAGAACT cgtacAGCGTTTAG